In Helianthus annuus cultivar XRQ/B chromosome 8, HanXRQr2.0-SUNRISE, whole genome shotgun sequence, a single genomic region encodes these proteins:
- the LOC110871615 gene encoding uncharacterized protein LOC110871615, translated as MSFIMEFAENLILRMMEDPAERDRKFRDHVYHMKERCAKTKEMWSYPIRPYGFWTFDRHNAQIFWDAQISQVEGRRDPYDDLLQHQADSSSSK; from the coding sequence ATGTCTTTCATAATGGAGTTTGCCGAGAACTTAATCCTGAGGATGATGGAAGATCCAGCTGAAAGAGATAGAAAGTTCAGAGATCATGTTTATCACATGAAGGAACGTTGCGCAAAGACAAAGGAAATGTGGAGCTATCCAATTCGTCCGTATGGTTTCTGGACGTTTGACCGTCACAATGCTCAAATCTTCTGGGATGCTCAGATCAGCCAGGTTGAAGGCCGTAGGGATCCGTATGATGATCTTCTTCAACACCAAGCTGATTCATCATCATCCAAATAG